The proteins below are encoded in one region of Sminthopsis crassicaudata isolate SCR6 chromosome 1, ASM4859323v1, whole genome shotgun sequence:
- the NR2C2AP gene encoding nuclear receptor 2C2-associated protein, which translates to MAASVPLVCSQTVSRVSSVLQRDSKQFGKKHLFDGQDETCWNSDQGTSQWVMLEFPQSVRVSQVQIQFQGGFASRQGRLEGGRKSESLEKIGDFYPQDNNSLQSFPVADVTLDKLKVTFEKSTDFFGRIIIYHLRILGEKL; encoded by the exons ATGGCCGCCTCGGTGCCTTTGGTCTGCAGCCAGACCGTGAGCAG GGTGAGCTCCGTGCTGCAGCGGGACTCGAAGCAGTTTGGAAAGAAGCATCTGTTTGACGGGCAGGATGAGACGTGTTGGAATTCTGACCAG GGCACCTCCCAGTGGGTGATGCTGGAATTCCCCCAGTCCGTCCGCGTGTCTCAGGTGCAGATCCAGTTCCAGGGGGGGTTTGCGAGCCGCCAAGGCCGCTTGGAAG GTGGCAGGAAGAGCGAGTCCCTGGAGAAGATTGGGGATTTCTACCCCCAGGACAACAACTCCCTGCAG AGCTTCCCCGTGGCAGATGTCACACTGGACAAGCTCAAGGTAACTTTCGAGAAGAGCACTGACTTTTTTGGCCGGATCATCATCTACCACCTGCGGATCCTTGGGGAGAAGCTGTGA
- the RFXANK gene encoding DNA-binding protein RFXANK isoform X1 — MEPEGAVASLGSGGPGQLQEPPALPQPEDPTQDSSDGSDTVLLRLYPCIPDSGSPELDGVLAAPHTGSSSLKHSTTLTNRQRGNEISAQPATLDSLSIHQLAAQGELTQLKEYLLKGDNLVNKPDERGFTPLIWASAFGEIETVRFLLEWGADPHVLAKERESALSLASTGGYTDIVVMLLERDVDINSYDWNGGTPLLYAVRGNHVKCVEALLARGADLTTEADSGYTPMDLAVALGHKKASWPDAAVTRLLKSFRAVSSMLLVCQLFSNHAWLPGRIKLNL; from the exons ATGGAGCCAGAAGGGGCCGTGGCCAGCCTAGGTTCCGGGGGCCCTGGCCAGCTCCAGGAGCCCCCCGCCCTCCCTCAGCCTGAAGACCCCACCCAGGACAGCTCGGATGGCTCTGACACCGTGCTGCTGCGCCTGTACCCCTGCATCCCAGACTCCGGGAGTCCCGAGCTGGACGGAGTCCTCGCCGCGCCCCACA CCGGCAGCAGCTCCCTGAAGCACTCCACCACCCTGACCAACCGGCAGAGGGGCAACGAGATCTCCGCCCAGCCTGCCACCCTGGACT CTCTGTCCATCCACCAGCTTGCTGCTCAGGGAGAACTGACTCAGCTAAAAGAATACCTTCTTAAAG GTGACAACCTGGTGAACAAGCCCGACGAGCGTGGCTTCACCCCCCTGATCTGGGCGTCTGCTTTTGGAGAGATCGAGACTGTGCGCTTCCTGCTGGAGTGG GGTGCTGATCCTCACGTCCTGGCCAAGGAACGGGAGAGCGCCCTGTCGCTGGCCAGCACAGGCGGCTACACGGACATCGTGGTCATGCTTCTGGAGCGGGATGTGGACATCAACAGCTATGACTGG AATGGTGGGACTCCGCTGCTGTATGCTGTGAGGGGGAACCACGTGAAGTGTGTGGAAGCTCTGCTGG CCAGAGGGGCCGATCTAACAACAGAAGCAGATTCAGGCTACACCCCTATGGACCTGGCTGTGGCCTTGGGACACAAGAAGG CATCTTGGCCAGACGCTGCAGTGACCAGACTTCTCAAGTCCTTCAGAGCCGTCTCTTCGATGCTGTTAGTGTGTCAGCTGTTTTCCAATCACGCCTGGCTTCCTGGAAGGATTAAACTGAACCTCTGA
- the RFXANK gene encoding DNA-binding protein RFXANK isoform X2 yields the protein MEPEGAVASLGSGGPGQLQEPPALPQPEDPTQDSSDGSDTVLLRLYPCIPDSGSPELDGVLAAPHTGSSSLKHSTTLTNRQRGNEISAQPATLDSLSIHQLAAQGELTQLKEYLLKGDNLVNKPDERGFTPLIWASAFGEIETVRFLLEWGADPHVLAKERESALSLASTGGYTDIVVMLLERDVDINSYDWNGGTPLLYAVRGNHVKCVEALLARGADLTTEADSGYTPMDLAVALGHKKVQQVMENHILKLFQNKLLPETE from the exons ATGGAGCCAGAAGGGGCCGTGGCCAGCCTAGGTTCCGGGGGCCCTGGCCAGCTCCAGGAGCCCCCCGCCCTCCCTCAGCCTGAAGACCCCACCCAGGACAGCTCGGATGGCTCTGACACCGTGCTGCTGCGCCTGTACCCCTGCATCCCAGACTCCGGGAGTCCCGAGCTGGACGGAGTCCTCGCCGCGCCCCACA CCGGCAGCAGCTCCCTGAAGCACTCCACCACCCTGACCAACCGGCAGAGGGGCAACGAGATCTCCGCCCAGCCTGCCACCCTGGACT CTCTGTCCATCCACCAGCTTGCTGCTCAGGGAGAACTGACTCAGCTAAAAGAATACCTTCTTAAAG GTGACAACCTGGTGAACAAGCCCGACGAGCGTGGCTTCACCCCCCTGATCTGGGCGTCTGCTTTTGGAGAGATCGAGACTGTGCGCTTCCTGCTGGAGTGG GGTGCTGATCCTCACGTCCTGGCCAAGGAACGGGAGAGCGCCCTGTCGCTGGCCAGCACAGGCGGCTACACGGACATCGTGGTCATGCTTCTGGAGCGGGATGTGGACATCAACAGCTATGACTGG AATGGTGGGACTCCGCTGCTGTATGCTGTGAGGGGGAACCACGTGAAGTGTGTGGAAGCTCTGCTGG CCAGAGGGGCCGATCTAACAACAGAAGCAGATTCAGGCTACACCCCTATGGACCTGGCTGTGGCCTTGGGACACAAGAAGG TCCAACAGGTGATGGAGAACCATATCCTTAAACTTTTTCAGAACAAGCTGCTTCCAGAGACAGAGTGA